One Cryptomeria japonica chromosome 9, Sugi_1.0, whole genome shotgun sequence genomic window carries:
- the LOC131056744 gene encoding phospholipase A1-Igamma2, chloroplastic-like, translating to MAISRLIIGGGHLATEQVKGDGKHISHAKVGDIWRSIQGADDWNGMLDPINPLLKAEILRYGDFAQQCYDSFDNTYSSKYYGNSKRSKSSLGRRLELLRIGRGYQVTRYIYANTAVLKSFFKPKSDYSGSWMGYIAVCTVPKEIKKLGRRDIVVAWRGTETPQEWMQNMKDILVPGTLSQSTQCPDIQTTFKPGVQIEKGFLSCYNSVYGDSVRSRHSARDIVVSEITRLLNEYKDEEDMSITFTGHSLGAALATLSAYDIKQIIMKENDRKSIPVTVFAFASPRVGNLAFSQHLQEIGVKVLRLVNTWDVVPKVPGVFLNENMGWLTRFLHWLPWTYVHVGVPITLDSSSSPVLKKSYNPASFHNLEVYLHLLDGFQGNNKLPFKPSGRDPALVNKYSDLLIEKLQIPSMWWVKRNKEIVKRIDGLLVYSPTTPTPVPLTPRLLYMRPSNSNSLPVYNSSNSRSFLKVL from the coding sequence ATGGCAATATCTCGATTAATCATCGGCGGTGGGCATCTAGCAACAGAGCAAGTGAAAGGAGATGGAAAGCACATAAGCCATGCCAAGGTTGGAGATATTTGGAGATCTATTCAGGGTGCTGATGATTGGAATGGCATGCTTGACCCCATTAACCCACTTCTCAAAGCAGAGATACTCAGGTATGGTGATTTTGCACAACAGTGCTATGATTCGTTTGACAACACTTATTCTTCAAAATACTATGGAAATTCTAAGCGCAGCAAAAGTTCGTTGGGCCGTAGATTGGAATTGCTCAGAATTGGGCGTGGTTATCAGGTAACCAGATATATTTACGCCAATACAGCTGTGTTAAAGTCGTTTTTCAAGCCGAAATCCGATTATAGTGGTTCTTGGATGGGATATATTGCTGTTTGCACAGTTCCAAAGGAGATAAAGAAATTGGGAAGACGGGATATAGTTGTTGCTTGGAGGGGAACTGAAACACCTCAAGAATGGATGCAAAATATGAAGGATATATTAGTCCCTGGTACCTTATCTCAGAGTACACAGTGTCCCGACATACAAACAACTTTCAAACCAGGTGTTCAAATAGAGAAGGGATTTCTGAGCTGTTATAACTCTGTATATGGAGACTCTGTGAGATCCAGACATAGTGCAAGAGATATTGTGGTGAGCGAAATAACAAGGTTATTGAATgagtacaaagatgaagaagatatgAGCATAACTTTCACTGGACATAGTTTGGGTGCTGCTTTAGCAACTCTAAGTGCATATGATATCAAACAGATTATCATGAAAGAAAATGATAGGAAATCAATCCCTGTCACAGTTTTTGCCTTCGCTTCTCCACGTGTAGGAAACCTAGCTTTTTCCCAACATTTGCAGGAGATCGGCGTTAAAGTTTTGCGCTTGGTAAATACATGGGACGTCGTTCCCAAAGTTCCTGGAGTTTTTCTCAACGAGAACATGGGATGGCTTACCAGATTCCTGCATTGGCTTCCCTGGACATATGTTCATGTGGGAGTCCCCATTACTTTGGACAGTAGCAGCTCTCCAGTGCTGAAGAAATCGTATAATCCAGCCAGTTTCCACAATTTAGAGGTTTATCTCCACTTGCTTGATGGGTTTCAAGGAAATAACAAGCTGCCTTTCAAACCATCTGGAAGAGATCCAGCTTTGGTGAACAAGTACTCCGACTTGCTTATTGAAAAGCTTCAAATCCCTTCTATGTGGTGGGTAAAGAGGAATAAAGAGATTGTAAAGCGGATAGACGGGTTATTGGTATACTCTCCTACGACTCCCACTCCTGTTCCCCTAACTCCTCGTCTCCTCTATATGCGCCCCAGTAATTCCAATTCACTCCCAGTTTATAACTCATCAAATTCTCGCTCCTTCCTAAAAGTCTTATAG
- the LOC131056743 gene encoding phospholipase A1-Igamma2, chloroplastic-like, giving the protein MLDPINPHLKAEILSYGDFAQQCYDSFDNTYSSKYYGNSKSSKSSLGRRLELLRSGRGYQPKSGYSGAWMGYIAVCTDPKEIKRLGRRNIVVAWRGTETPQEWMQNMKDILVPGTLSQSTQCPDIQTTFKPGVQTEKGFLSCYNSVYGDSVRSRHSARDIVVTEITRLLNEYKDEEDLSITFTGHSLGAALATLSAYDIKQITMKENDRKSIPAAVFAFASPRIGNLAFSEHLQEIGVKVLRLVNTWDVVPKVPGVFLNENMGWLTRFLHWFPWTYVHVGVHITLDSSRSPVLKKSYNPASFHNLEVYLHLLDGFQGNNKLPFKPSGRDPGLVNKYADLLIEKLQIPSNLWVRRNKEIVKRIDGLLVYSPTTPSPVPLTPRLLYMRPSNSNSLPVYNSSNCNCQILALS; this is encoded by the exons ATGCTTGACCCCATTAACCCACATCTCAAAGCAGAGATACTCAGTTATGGTGATTTTGCACAGCAGTGCTATGATTCATTTGACAACACTTATTCTTCAAAATACTATGGAAATTCTAAGAGCAGCAAAAGTTCGCTGGGGCGTAGATTGGAATTGCTCAGAAGTGGGCGTGGTTATCAG CCGAAATCGGGGTATAGCGGTGCTTGGATGGGATATATTGCTGTTTGCACAGACCCAAAGGAGATAAAGAGATTGGGAAGACGGAATATAGTTGTTGCATGGAGGGGAACTGAAACACCTCAAGAATGGATGCAAAATATGAAGGATATATTAGTCCCTGGTACCTTATCTCAGAGCACACAGTGTCCCGACATACAAACAACTTTCAAACCAGGTGTTCAAACAGAGAAGGGATTTTTGAGCTGTTACAACTCTGTATATGGAGACTCTGTGAGATCTAGACACAGTGCAAGAGATATTGTGGTGACCGAAATAACAAGGTTATTGAATgagtacaaagatgaagaagatctAAGCATAACATTCACTGGACATAGTTTGGGTGCTGCGTTAGCAACTCTAAGTGCATATGATATCAAACAGATTACCATGAAAGAAAATGATAGGAAATCAATACCTGCCGCAGTTTTTGCCTTTGCTTCTCCACGTATAGGAAATCTAGCTTTTTCCGAACATTTGCAGGAGATTGGAGTTAAAGTGCTGCGCTTGGTAAATACATGGGACGTCGTTCCCAAAGTTCCTGGAGTTTTTCTCAACGAGAACATGGGATGGCTTACCAGATTCCTGCATTGGTTTCCCTGGACATATGTTCATGTGGGAGTCCACATTACTTTGGATAGTAGCAGATCTCCAGTGCTGAAGAAATCGTATAATCCAGCCAGTTTCCACAATTTAGAGGTTTATCTCCACTTGCTTGATGGGTTTCAAGGAAATAACAAGCTGCCTTTCAAGCCATCTGGAAGAGATCCAGGTCTGGTGAACAAATACGCCGATTTGCTCATTGAAAAGCTTCAAATCCCTTCCAACTTGTGGGTAAGGAGAAATAAAGAGATTGTAAAACGGATAGACGGGTTGTTGGTATACTCTCCTACGACTCCCAGTCCTGTTCCCCTAACTCCTCGCCTCCTCTATATGCGCCCCAGTAATTCCAATTCACTCCCAGTTTATAACTCATCAAATTGTAATTGTCAAATTCTCGCTCTTTCCTAA